From one Agathobaculum sp. NTUH-O15-33 genomic stretch:
- the hisC gene encoding histidinol-phosphate transaminase, whose translation MNKPFLDKLRKIDPYVPGEQPKTTDIIKLNANENPYPPAPGVLRALREFDAASLSIYPDANGMRLKTALADRFGLKTSQVFLGNGSDDVLALAFQSFFCSDKPILYPDITYSFYPVWCDLFRIPYENMPLDAEFRVNPRDYDKPNGGVILPNPNAPTGRGEPLSFIEDIVSHNADSVVIIDEAYVDFGAESAVALLSQYENLLIVQTMSKSRSLAGLRVGYALGSETLIATLEAVKNSYNSYTMDALALALGAAAVEDEAYFGETCGKVIATRDRAAQAMRKLGFTVLPSQSNFLFVTHPARAAKEIFEALRAKNLFIRYFNLPRIDNYLRITIGTDEQMDRLLAALGETLRA comes from the coding sequence ATGAACAAGCCATTTCTGGATAAGCTGCGCAAGATTGACCCGTATGTGCCGGGCGAACAGCCCAAAACAACCGATATTATTAAACTGAACGCCAACGAAAACCCCTATCCGCCCGCGCCGGGCGTGCTTCGCGCGCTGCGTGAGTTCGACGCGGCTTCGCTTTCGATTTACCCGGATGCGAACGGCATGCGGCTGAAAACCGCGCTGGCGGATCGATTTGGCCTGAAAACGTCGCAGGTTTTTTTGGGAAATGGGTCGGACGATGTGCTGGCGCTGGCGTTCCAGTCGTTTTTCTGCTCGGACAAACCGATCCTTTATCCGGATATCACCTATTCGTTTTACCCTGTTTGGTGCGACCTGTTTCGCATCCCGTATGAAAATATGCCGCTCGATGCGGAATTTCGCGTGAACCCGCGCGATTACGATAAACCGAACGGCGGCGTCATTCTGCCCAACCCCAACGCGCCGACTGGCAGGGGAGAGCCCCTTTCTTTTATCGAGGACATTGTTTCCCACAATGCGGATTCGGTCGTCATCATCGACGAAGCCTATGTCGATTTTGGCGCGGAAAGCGCGGTCGCGCTGCTGTCGCAATACGAAAACCTGTTGATCGTGCAGACGATGAGCAAATCCCGCTCGCTTGCGGGACTGCGCGTCGGCTATGCGCTCGGTTCAGAAACGCTGATCGCCACGTTGGAAGCGGTGAAAAATTCCTACAACTCCTATACCATGGACGCGCTCGCCCTTGCCCTTGGCGCCGCCGCGGTGGAGGACGAAGCGTACTTCGGGGAGACCTGCGGCAAGGTGATCGCCACGCGGGACCGCGCGGCGCAGGCCATGCGCAAACTGGGCTTTACCGTATTGCCCAGCCAGTCGAATTTCCTGTTTGTCACGCACCCCGCGCGCGCGGCGAAGGAGATTTTTGAAGCGCTGCGCGCCAAGAATCTCTTTATCCGTTATTTTAATTTACCGCGCATCGATAATTATCTGCGCATTACCATCGGTACGGACGAACAGATGGACCGCCTGCTTGCGGCACTGGGCGAGACCCTACGCGCATAA
- a CDS encoding replication-associated recombination protein A, giving the protein MYQPLADKLRPKTLDDVVGQRHLLGPGCLLRRVIESGNVPNMIFYGPSGVGKTTVASIIAKQTERKLYHLNATTSGIADIKAIIDELDTFLAPNGALVYLDEIQYFNKKQQQSLLEFIETGKMTLIASTTDNPYFCIYNAVLSRSTVFEFKPVEAAETEKAVLRALGSVTEGKDIPVEDGVAAHIAQAVGGDVRKALGAVELLAAGAGKAGITLADAETAAQRSSMRYDRDGDSHYDILSALQKSVRGSDPDAALHYLARLLAAGDLPSAARRILVIAAEDVGLAYPQCMPIVKACVDTAFQLGLPEARIPLAEAVLLMATAPKSNSASAAIEAAMQDVQSGRAGDIPAHLKDAHYAGASKMGRGLTYRFPHDYPNHWVQQQYLPDEIRAARYYEYGPNKTEQAAKTYWDRVKNGK; this is encoded by the coding sequence GTGTATCAGCCCTTGGCGGACAAGCTCCGCCCTAAAACGCTGGACGATGTGGTGGGCCAGCGGCACCTGCTCGGCCCGGGGTGTTTGCTGCGCCGCGTAATCGAAAGCGGCAATGTTCCAAATATGATTTTTTACGGCCCCTCCGGCGTTGGCAAAACGACGGTGGCCTCCATCATCGCAAAGCAAACCGAACGCAAGCTGTACCACTTAAACGCCACGACCTCCGGCATTGCGGATATCAAGGCCATCATCGACGAGCTTGACACTTTTTTAGCGCCGAACGGCGCGCTGGTATATCTGGACGAAATCCAGTATTTCAACAAGAAGCAGCAGCAGAGCCTTTTGGAATTTATCGAAACCGGCAAGATGACACTGATCGCTTCCACCACGGACAATCCCTATTTTTGCATCTATAACGCGGTGCTCAGCCGGTCGACGGTTTTTGAGTTCAAGCCCGTCGAAGCGGCGGAAACTGAGAAAGCCGTACTGAGGGCGCTCGGCAGCGTGACCGAGGGCAAGGATATACCGGTGGAGGACGGCGTGGCCGCGCATATCGCGCAGGCGGTCGGCGGCGACGTGCGCAAGGCGCTCGGCGCGGTCGAACTGCTCGCGGCGGGCGCGGGCAAGGCGGGCATTACGCTCGCGGACGCGGAGACCGCCGCCCAGCGCTCCTCCATGCGGTACGACCGCGACGGAGACAGCCATTATGATATTTTATCCGCCCTGCAAAAATCCGTGCGCGGCTCCGACCCGGACGCGGCGCTGCATTATCTGGCCCGGCTGCTCGCGGCGGGCGACCTGCCCTCCGCCGCGCGGCGCATCCTTGTAATCGCGGCGGAGGACGTGGGGCTTGCCTATCCGCAGTGCATGCCCATCGTCAAGGCGTGCGTGGACACCGCGTTCCAACTCGGCCTGCCCGAGGCGCGCATCCCGCTGGCCGAGGCCGTGCTTTTGATGGCCACCGCGCCCAAATCCAACAGCGCGAGCGCCGCGATCGAAGCCGCCATGCAGGACGTACAGTCGGGCCGGGCGGGCGACATCCCCGCCCATCTGAAGGACGCGCATTATGCGGGCGCCTCTAAAATGGGGCGCGGGCTGACCTACCGTTTCCCGCACGATTATCCGAACCACTGGGTGCAGCAGCAATACCTGCCGGACGAAATACGCGCCGCGCGCTATTACGAATACGGCCCGAACAAGACAGAGCAAGCGGCCAAGACCTACTGGGACCGGGTCAAAAACGGCAAATAA
- a CDS encoding EFR1 family ferrodoxin (N-terminal region resembles flavodoxins. C-terminal ferrodoxin region binds two 4Fe-4S clusters.): protein MIFYFSGTGNSQLAAKQIASVTGDELVSINRWMKAGKTNTFRSDRPLVFVAPTYAWRMPRVVEQWIRDNRFEGDQSAYFLLTCGGGCGNAAAYAKKLCAEKHMRFQGLASVVMPENYLAMFATPGQAECKEKIERAMPEIAALAGRIQKGQSFPEAAASLGDKALSGPVNPLFYRLFVQDKGFTVSEACVACGKCAERCPLNNIELIGGRPVWKGDCTHCMACIGGCPTEAIEYKNKSKGQHRHYVMDQ from the coding sequence ATGATTTTTTATTTCAGCGGCACCGGCAACAGTCAACTGGCGGCAAAGCAAATCGCGTCGGTCACGGGCGATGAGCTGGTTTCCATCAACCGGTGGATGAAGGCGGGCAAAACCAATACGTTTCGGTCGGATCGGCCGTTGGTGTTCGTCGCGCCGACCTACGCATGGCGCATGCCGCGGGTGGTCGAGCAATGGATTCGGGACAACCGCTTTGAGGGCGATCAAAGCGCGTATTTTCTGCTTACCTGTGGAGGCGGCTGCGGTAACGCCGCCGCGTATGCGAAAAAGCTTTGTGCGGAAAAGCATATGCGTTTTCAAGGTCTTGCATCCGTCGTGATGCCGGAAAACTATCTGGCGATGTTTGCAACGCCGGGTCAGGCCGAATGCAAGGAAAAAATCGAGCGGGCGATGCCGGAGATCGCGGCGCTGGCCGGTCGCATCCAAAAGGGACAAAGCTTCCCGGAGGCTGCCGCTTCGCTGGGCGATAAGGCGCTCAGCGGGCCGGTCAACCCGCTATTTTACCGGCTGTTCGTGCAGGATAAAGGCTTTACCGTGTCCGAAGCCTGCGTTGCCTGCGGCAAATGCGCGGAACGGTGCCCGCTGAACAACATCGAATTGATCGGCGGAAGACCCGTTTGGAAGGGCGATTGCACGCACTGCATGGCCTGTATCGGCGGCTGCCCGACCGAAGCGATCGAATATAAAAACAAATCCAAGGGCCAGCACCGCCACTATGTGATGGACCAATAG